The following DNA comes from Halorubrum sp. BV1.
TGCCGTCGGCGTCGACGCCGAACACGTCCATCGGGCCGGCGCTGGAGGGGCGTTCGGTCGCTTTCGGCTCGAATCCCTCCTCGACGAGGTCGGGGCGTTCCAGAATTCGCGTTCGGAGGTCTTCCTCGCTGCCGTGGAGGGTGAGGTCGCGCCCGCCGGTGACGGCCATCGCCGAGAGCTGTTGTACGTCCTCGAAGGCGACGGTGAGCGTCTCGGCTGGATTGGTTCTCGCAGAGACCACGCGGAGCCGCCCCTCGCGCACCGCGGCGCGGTGCTCCGAGCCCGGCGGCTGCCAGTTAACCGGCTGGCGTCCCTCGTCGGTGTGGACCAAGGCGGCCCCGTCGGGTTTCAACACGAGAAGTCGGTCGCCCGCACCGAGGTCGGAGGCGG
Coding sequences within:
- the nucS gene encoding endonuclease NucS, with amino-acid sequence MTVTSVHDPSHREALWELEDAFERGDLISLFGRCSVTYEGRAASDLGAGDRLLVLKPDGAALVHTDEGRQPVNWQPPGSEHRAAVREGRLRVVSARTNPAETLTVAFEDVQQLSAMAVTGGRDLTLHGSEEDLRTRILERPDLVEEGFEPKATERPSSAGPMDVFGVDADGTPVVVELKRRRVGPDAVGQLARYVRALEEEVEAEERDLAVRGVLVAPSVTDRAAERLAERRFDHVALDPSPE